One Capsicum annuum cultivar UCD-10X-F1 chromosome 2, UCD10Xv1.1, whole genome shotgun sequence genomic window carries:
- the LOC107860269 gene encoding filament-like plant protein 7 isoform X2, with translation MVSVGWEKTETEARLLKQELEKALQQSIAGEERLGNLDAALKECMQQLRFIRDEQENRIHDAVLEASKEFEKTRTLLEKKFADAGQKLARLGSENSQLSMALVAKEKTVGHLKGQVARAEADFSALKARLESVEKDNSSLLYEVRVLEKELEIRNEEREFNRRTADVAHKQHLDSVKKIAQLDSECQRLRVLVRKRLPGPAALAKMKTEVEMLGKDHAKIRRRKSNPSLNGSVDLTSETAPDTPNRNINFLSEQLCMMEEENRILKEALNKRASELKFNRMTNAQTGAEPEKYLPSAQELSVTSLSDMGSDDIGGCSESWASALMSELEQFKNEKQIGPSSSISVGASELNLMDDFAEMEKLAIESTVNPQGAVHHALPRENGNESALETQLCSHSSKAISTERVHVTDGHISSNDDQSKTILTSKASGGVDDILKMLLEHGHITQRNPYEILEDIRTALAQKYPSSKNPAEANESAIDADVACSPNHGECNVICDDSLTWQSSNTETGDNVSSEKKCEPDRLSFMGTSINKVIDIIEGINIPSTDDSIPEISSRNGNGLLPYESASKETAYIVRVFQWKSSELSTILQEFVQTCRDLLNGKVHIEKFTERLTWTLEWIVNHCFSLQDVSSMKYTIKNQFDWDDSRSSIGMEAGVINPMFEFDKLQTERGNSLYSPVFSSLGRMSSLPKKEVLRSVDNEIQSPKDEFPEEGPTKVDLEGKLQAETLRSDSLMVQLQESEKTIKSLEKEVENLRQSKGMMEDQIEKEKMMKEDLEMQFKAAKLELNEACQKACSLEKELEDQNKSNKKLDSTCNLLHLQQESTKTRELPENAEVDPEEKLLQSDWEITAASEKLAECQETILNLGKQLKALASPGDAALFDKVISTTSETTSAPMSTPKKSFGRRSSLLDKMLAEDDEMGSPTTKEVILDAKINTSSSVDGSVKQQEKSPLTNVSTHSRNETVTGSLPIVTSKKRNLFGLWRKLLRKGKKNSSMTKLKV, from the exons ATGGTATCTGTAGGCTGGGAGAAAACTGAAACTGAAGCAAGATTGCTAAAGCAAGAACTAGAAAAAGCTCTACAGCAGAGCATAGCTGGTGAAGAGAGATTAGGTAACTTGGATGCAGCACTCAAGGAATGTATGCAGCAGTTGCGTTTCATTCGAGATGAGCAGGAAAACAGGATTCATGATGCAGTATTGGAGGCATCGAAAGAATTTGAAAAAACAAGGACTCTCTTAGAGAAAAAGTTTGCAGATGCTGGGCAGAAGCTTGCACGATTAGGTTCCGAGAACAGTCAGCTTAGTATGGCTCTCGTGGCAAAGGAGAAGACAGTAGGTCATTTAAAAGGACAAGTAGCTCGGGCAGAAGCAGATTTCAGTGCCTTGAAGGCGCGACTGGAATCTGTAGAAAAAGATAATTCTTCTCTGCTGTATGAGGTACGGGTCCTTGAGAAGGAGCTTGAGATCCGGAATGAGGAGAGAGAATTTAATCGCCGAACAGCTGATGTTGCACACAAGCAACATCTGGACAGTGTGAAGAAAATTGCACAATTGGACTCAGAGTGCCAAAGGCTACGTGTCCTTGTTAGGAAGAGACTGCCAGGCCCGGCCGCCTTGGCCAAAATGAAGACTGAAGTTGAGATGCTGGGGAAGGATCATGCTAAAATCAGGAGAAGGAAGTCAAATCCGTCTCTAAATGGTTCAGTAGATTTAACTTCAGAGACAGCTCCTGATACTCCGAACAGAAATATTAACTTCCTCTCTGAGCAATTATGCATGATGGAAGAGGAAAATAGGATTCTGAAAGAAGCCCTTAACAAAAGAGCTAGTGAACTCAAATTTAATAGGATGACAAATGCTCAAACGGGTGCTGAACCAGAAAAATATCTTCCCTCTGCGCAGGAACTATCTGTGACATCTCTGTCTGATATGGGCAGTGATGACATAGGTGGTTGTTCCGAGTCTTGGGCGTCTGCACTAATGTCGGAGCTGGAGCAGTTCAAAAATGAGAAACAAATCGGTCCATCTTCATCTATTAGTGTAGGAGCTTCAGAGTTAAATCTGATGGATGACTTTGCAGAGATGGAAAAATTAGCCATCGAGTCTACAGTTAACCCTCAGGGAGCTGTTCATCATGCCTTACCGAGGGAAAATGGAAATGAGAGTGCTTTggagactcagttatgttctcattcATCAAAAGCAATTAGTACGGAGAGAGTTCATGTGACAGATGGTCATATTTCCAGCAATGATGACCAGTCAAAAACAATATTGACAAGTAAAGCTTCTGGTGGAGTTGATGACATACTGAAAATGCTCTTGGAGCATGGCCATATAACACAAAGAAATCCATACGAAATACTGGAAGATATCAGAACTGCTCTGGCACAAAAGTATCCCTCAAGTAAGAACCCTGCGGAAGCAAATGAAAGTGCAATAGATGCTGACGTAGCATGTTCTCCCAACCATGGTGAGTGTAATGTGATATGTGATGACTCATTAACATGGCAGTCATCAAATACAGAAACTGGTGATAATGTGTCATCAGAAAAAAAATGTGAACCAGACAGGTTGTCATTTATGGGTACATCGATTAATAAGGTTATTGATATCATTGAAGGAATCAATATACCCTCGACAGATGATAGTATTCCAGAAATCTCATCTCGCAATGGTAATGGACTTCTACCATATGAAAGTGCATCGAAGGAGACAGCCTACATTGTTCGTGTTTTCCAGTGGAAATCTTCAGAACTATCTactattcttcaagaatttgtcCAAACTTGCCGCGATTTATTGAATGGAAAGGTTCACATTGAAAAGTTTACTGAAAGATTAACCTGGACCCTGGAATGGATTGTGAACCACTGTTTTTCCCTTCAAGATGTTTCAAGCATGAAGTATACTATAAAAAATCAGTTTGACTGGGATGATTCGCGAAGCAGTATTGGAATGGAAGCTGGGGTGATTAATCCTATGTTTGAATTTGATAAACTTCAGACTGAAAGAGGAAACTCATTATACTCTCCTGTTTTTTCCTCACTCGGTCGGATGAGTTCTTTGCCAAAGAAAGAAGTTCTACGATCTgtagataatgaaattcaatcaCCAAAAGATGAGTTTCCGGAAGAGGGACCTACAAAGGTGGATTTGGAAGGCAAACTGCAAGCAGAAACTCTCCGGAGTGATTCCTTGATGGTTCAACTTCAGGAAtcagagaaaacaatcaaaagcCTGGAAAAAGAAGTAGAAAATCTCAGACAGTCAAAGGGGATGATGGAGGATcaaattgagaaagaaaagatGATGAAAGAAGATCTTGAGATGCAATTCAAAGCAGCTAAACTGGAACTGAATGAAGCTTGTCAAAAGGCTTGCTCTTTAGAGAAGGAACTCGAGGACCAAAATAAGTCCAATAAGAAGCTCGATTCTACATGCAATTTGCTTCACCTGCAGCAAGAAAG CACAAAAACAAGGGAGTTACCGGAGAATGCTGAGGTGGACCCTGAAGAAAAGCTTCTTCAAAGT GATTGGGAGATCACTGCAGCTTCAGAAAAGTTGGCTGAGTGTCAAGAGACTATTCTGAACCTAGGGAAGCAATTGAAGGCATTGGCCTCGCCTGGGGATGCAGCTCTCTTTGATAAGGTGATATCTACGACTTCAGAAACAACTAGTGCTCCCATGTCAACTCCAAAAAAGAGTTTTGGACGCCGCTCATCTCTTCTTGACAAGATGCTGGCTGAGGATGATGAAATGGGGTCTCCTACTACCAAGGAAGTCATTCTGGATGCCAAGATAAATACTTCTTCCAGTGTTGACGGATCAGTGAAACAACAAGAAAAGTCTCCATTGACAAATGTAAGTACACATTCAAGAAATGAAACGGTTACTGGCTCCCTGCCTATTGTAACTAGCAAGAAAAGAAATCTTTTTGGATTGTGGAGGAAGTTGTTGCGAAAAGGTAAGAAAAATAGTAGCATGACAAAACTTAAGGTATGA
- the LOC107860271 gene encoding protein IN CHLOROPLAST ATPASE BIOGENESIS, chloroplastic isoform X1, with translation MVQFQFPNSRVIYTQTVSRKIMKAGGGVVFVCPRAVAFPGIFFGHRRPAFRCYSSPSSSSSPDHVSFIKDVAATQPPEHLNQLLKILKVRGEEIISPGAKQGLIPLVIPLSRRNSDSVTALLRWPTAPSGMEMPLVEVRKYGVWLLAKNVDQYIHRVLVEEDANGHQERADELFRISADAGKKLYEKGDFGASNISSLDTYILKKVGLFPDVLERRIKQHFDNGDNISALVTGEFYTKKEHFPGFARPFVFNAEVLLKVGRNIEAKDAARGALKSPWWTLGCEYHEVANMAEWEDEQIEYIREKVTEEGKQADLKKGKEPAQVALDEAAFLLDLASIDGAWDDNVERIAECYKEAGLPEVANFVVYRD, from the exons TGAAGGCGGGTGGTGGAGTGGTTTTCGTATGTCCACGCGCCGTCGCATTTCCCGGCATTTTCTTTGGCCACAGACGACCCGCATTCCGATGCTAttcctctccttcttcttcttcttctccag ACCATGTTTCATTTATCAAAGATGTAGCTGCAACTCAACCACCGGAGCATTTGAATCAACTTCTCAAAATCCTTAAGGTGAGAG GTGAGGAAATAATTTCTCCCGGTGCCAAGCAAGGGCTGATTCCTCTAGTGATTCCTCTTTCCAGAAGGAATTCAG ATTCTGTAACTGCGTTGTTACGATGGCCAACTGCCCCATCTGG GATGGAGATGCCGTTGGTAGAAGTGCGCAAGTATGGTGTGTGGCTATTAGCTAAGAAT GTAGATCAGTACATTCACAGGGTTTTGGTAGAAGAAGATGCAAATGGCCATCAAGAAAGAGCGGATGAATTGTTCCGAATTTCAGCTGATGCTGGCAAGAAACTTTATGAGAAGGGTGACTTCGGAGCATCAAATATTTCAAGCTTAGATACCTATATATTGAAGAAG GTTGGCTTGTTTCCAGATGTACTGGAGCGCAGAATTAAGCAGCATTTTGACAATGGAGACAAT ATTTCAGCTTTGGTAACGGGAGAATTTTATACAAAGAAGGAGCATTTTCCAGGATTCGCGCGGCCTTTTGTCTTTAATGCTGAAGTTCTGCTGAA GGTTGGGCGCAATATAGAAGCTAAAGACGCTGCTAGGGGGGCTTTAAAATCACCATGGTGGACTTTGGGTTGCGAATACCAT GAAGTTGCTAATATGGCTGAATGGGAAGATGAACAAATCGAGTATATCAGAGAAAAAGTAACTGAGGAGGGTAAGCAAGCTGACCTAAAGAAAGGGAAAGAACCTGCTCAG GTTGCATTGGATGAAGCTGCTTTCTTGTTGGATCTAGCTTCCATTGACGGTGCATGGGACGATAACGTGGAAAGGATTGCTGAATGTTACAAGGAGGCGGGGCTGCCTGAAGTTGCAAACTTTGTGGTTTATAGAGACTGA
- the LOC107860269 gene encoding filament-like plant protein 7 isoform X1, protein MDHKSWPWKKKSTEKNMVAEDKVNLSLRRNDEETLSSDKTELERELKVVTDKLSSALVECRAKDDFAQKQMKIAQEAIAGWEKTETEARLLKQELEKALQQSIAGEERLGNLDAALKECMQQLRFIRDEQENRIHDAVLEASKEFEKTRTLLEKKFADAGQKLARLGSENSQLSMALVAKEKTVGHLKGQVARAEADFSALKARLESVEKDNSSLLYEVRVLEKELEIRNEEREFNRRTADVAHKQHLDSVKKIAQLDSECQRLRVLVRKRLPGPAALAKMKTEVEMLGKDHAKIRRRKSNPSLNGSVDLTSETAPDTPNRNINFLSEQLCMMEEENRILKEALNKRASELKFNRMTNAQTGAEPEKYLPSAQELSVTSLSDMGSDDIGGCSESWASALMSELEQFKNEKQIGPSSSISVGASELNLMDDFAEMEKLAIESTVNPQGAVHHALPRENGNESALETQLCSHSSKAISTERVHVTDGHISSNDDQSKTILTSKASGGVDDILKMLLEHGHITQRNPYEILEDIRTALAQKYPSSKNPAEANESAIDADVACSPNHGECNVICDDSLTWQSSNTETGDNVSSEKKCEPDRLSFMGTSINKVIDIIEGINIPSTDDSIPEISSRNGNGLLPYESASKETAYIVRVFQWKSSELSTILQEFVQTCRDLLNGKVHIEKFTERLTWTLEWIVNHCFSLQDVSSMKYTIKNQFDWDDSRSSIGMEAGVINPMFEFDKLQTERGNSLYSPVFSSLGRMSSLPKKEVLRSVDNEIQSPKDEFPEEGPTKVDLEGKLQAETLRSDSLMVQLQESEKTIKSLEKEVENLRQSKGMMEDQIEKEKMMKEDLEMQFKAAKLELNEACQKACSLEKELEDQNKSNKKLDSTCNLLHLQQESTKTRELPENAEVDPEEKLLQSDWEITAASEKLAECQETILNLGKQLKALASPGDAALFDKVISTTSETTSAPMSTPKKSFGRRSSLLDKMLAEDDEMGSPTTKEVILDAKINTSSSVDGSVKQQEKSPLTNVSTHSRNETVTGSLPIVTSKKRNLFGLWRKLLRKGKKNSSMTKLKV, encoded by the exons GCTGGGAGAAAACTGAAACTGAAGCAAGATTGCTAAAGCAAGAACTAGAAAAAGCTCTACAGCAGAGCATAGCTGGTGAAGAGAGATTAGGTAACTTGGATGCAGCACTCAAGGAATGTATGCAGCAGTTGCGTTTCATTCGAGATGAGCAGGAAAACAGGATTCATGATGCAGTATTGGAGGCATCGAAAGAATTTGAAAAAACAAGGACTCTCTTAGAGAAAAAGTTTGCAGATGCTGGGCAGAAGCTTGCACGATTAGGTTCCGAGAACAGTCAGCTTAGTATGGCTCTCGTGGCAAAGGAGAAGACAGTAGGTCATTTAAAAGGACAAGTAGCTCGGGCAGAAGCAGATTTCAGTGCCTTGAAGGCGCGACTGGAATCTGTAGAAAAAGATAATTCTTCTCTGCTGTATGAGGTACGGGTCCTTGAGAAGGAGCTTGAGATCCGGAATGAGGAGAGAGAATTTAATCGCCGAACAGCTGATGTTGCACACAAGCAACATCTGGACAGTGTGAAGAAAATTGCACAATTGGACTCAGAGTGCCAAAGGCTACGTGTCCTTGTTAGGAAGAGACTGCCAGGCCCGGCCGCCTTGGCCAAAATGAAGACTGAAGTTGAGATGCTGGGGAAGGATCATGCTAAAATCAGGAGAAGGAAGTCAAATCCGTCTCTAAATGGTTCAGTAGATTTAACTTCAGAGACAGCTCCTGATACTCCGAACAGAAATATTAACTTCCTCTCTGAGCAATTATGCATGATGGAAGAGGAAAATAGGATTCTGAAAGAAGCCCTTAACAAAAGAGCTAGTGAACTCAAATTTAATAGGATGACAAATGCTCAAACGGGTGCTGAACCAGAAAAATATCTTCCCTCTGCGCAGGAACTATCTGTGACATCTCTGTCTGATATGGGCAGTGATGACATAGGTGGTTGTTCCGAGTCTTGGGCGTCTGCACTAATGTCGGAGCTGGAGCAGTTCAAAAATGAGAAACAAATCGGTCCATCTTCATCTATTAGTGTAGGAGCTTCAGAGTTAAATCTGATGGATGACTTTGCAGAGATGGAAAAATTAGCCATCGAGTCTACAGTTAACCCTCAGGGAGCTGTTCATCATGCCTTACCGAGGGAAAATGGAAATGAGAGTGCTTTggagactcagttatgttctcattcATCAAAAGCAATTAGTACGGAGAGAGTTCATGTGACAGATGGTCATATTTCCAGCAATGATGACCAGTCAAAAACAATATTGACAAGTAAAGCTTCTGGTGGAGTTGATGACATACTGAAAATGCTCTTGGAGCATGGCCATATAACACAAAGAAATCCATACGAAATACTGGAAGATATCAGAACTGCTCTGGCACAAAAGTATCCCTCAAGTAAGAACCCTGCGGAAGCAAATGAAAGTGCAATAGATGCTGACGTAGCATGTTCTCCCAACCATGGTGAGTGTAATGTGATATGTGATGACTCATTAACATGGCAGTCATCAAATACAGAAACTGGTGATAATGTGTCATCAGAAAAAAAATGTGAACCAGACAGGTTGTCATTTATGGGTACATCGATTAATAAGGTTATTGATATCATTGAAGGAATCAATATACCCTCGACAGATGATAGTATTCCAGAAATCTCATCTCGCAATGGTAATGGACTTCTACCATATGAAAGTGCATCGAAGGAGACAGCCTACATTGTTCGTGTTTTCCAGTGGAAATCTTCAGAACTATCTactattcttcaagaatttgtcCAAACTTGCCGCGATTTATTGAATGGAAAGGTTCACATTGAAAAGTTTACTGAAAGATTAACCTGGACCCTGGAATGGATTGTGAACCACTGTTTTTCCCTTCAAGATGTTTCAAGCATGAAGTATACTATAAAAAATCAGTTTGACTGGGATGATTCGCGAAGCAGTATTGGAATGGAAGCTGGGGTGATTAATCCTATGTTTGAATTTGATAAACTTCAGACTGAAAGAGGAAACTCATTATACTCTCCTGTTTTTTCCTCACTCGGTCGGATGAGTTCTTTGCCAAAGAAAGAAGTTCTACGATCTgtagataatgaaattcaatcaCCAAAAGATGAGTTTCCGGAAGAGGGACCTACAAAGGTGGATTTGGAAGGCAAACTGCAAGCAGAAACTCTCCGGAGTGATTCCTTGATGGTTCAACTTCAGGAAtcagagaaaacaatcaaaagcCTGGAAAAAGAAGTAGAAAATCTCAGACAGTCAAAGGGGATGATGGAGGATcaaattgagaaagaaaagatGATGAAAGAAGATCTTGAGATGCAATTCAAAGCAGCTAAACTGGAACTGAATGAAGCTTGTCAAAAGGCTTGCTCTTTAGAGAAGGAACTCGAGGACCAAAATAAGTCCAATAAGAAGCTCGATTCTACATGCAATTTGCTTCACCTGCAGCAAGAAAG CACAAAAACAAGGGAGTTACCGGAGAATGCTGAGGTGGACCCTGAAGAAAAGCTTCTTCAAAGT GATTGGGAGATCACTGCAGCTTCAGAAAAGTTGGCTGAGTGTCAAGAGACTATTCTGAACCTAGGGAAGCAATTGAAGGCATTGGCCTCGCCTGGGGATGCAGCTCTCTTTGATAAGGTGATATCTACGACTTCAGAAACAACTAGTGCTCCCATGTCAACTCCAAAAAAGAGTTTTGGACGCCGCTCATCTCTTCTTGACAAGATGCTGGCTGAGGATGATGAAATGGGGTCTCCTACTACCAAGGAAGTCATTCTGGATGCCAAGATAAATACTTCTTCCAGTGTTGACGGATCAGTGAAACAACAAGAAAAGTCTCCATTGACAAATGTAAGTACACATTCAAGAAATGAAACGGTTACTGGCTCCCTGCCTATTGTAACTAGCAAGAAAAGAAATCTTTTTGGATTGTGGAGGAAGTTGTTGCGAAAAGGTAAGAAAAATAGTAGCATGACAAAACTTAAGGTATGA
- the LOC107860271 gene encoding protein IN CHLOROPLAST ATPASE BIOGENESIS, chloroplastic isoform X2 yields MIGEEIISPGAKQGLIPLVIPLSRRNSDSVTALLRWPTAPSGMEMPLVEVRKYGVWLLAKNVDQYIHRVLVEEDANGHQERADELFRISADAGKKLYEKGDFGASNISSLDTYILKKVGLFPDVLERRIKQHFDNGDNISALVTGEFYTKKEHFPGFARPFVFNAEVLLKVGRNIEAKDAARGALKSPWWTLGCEYHEVANMAEWEDEQIEYIREKVTEEGKQADLKKGKEPAQVALDEAAFLLDLASIDGAWDDNVERIAECYKEAGLPEVANFVVYRD; encoded by the exons ATGATAGGTGAGGAAATAATTTCTCCCGGTGCCAAGCAAGGGCTGATTCCTCTAGTGATTCCTCTTTCCAGAAGGAATTCAG ATTCTGTAACTGCGTTGTTACGATGGCCAACTGCCCCATCTGG GATGGAGATGCCGTTGGTAGAAGTGCGCAAGTATGGTGTGTGGCTATTAGCTAAGAAT GTAGATCAGTACATTCACAGGGTTTTGGTAGAAGAAGATGCAAATGGCCATCAAGAAAGAGCGGATGAATTGTTCCGAATTTCAGCTGATGCTGGCAAGAAACTTTATGAGAAGGGTGACTTCGGAGCATCAAATATTTCAAGCTTAGATACCTATATATTGAAGAAG GTTGGCTTGTTTCCAGATGTACTGGAGCGCAGAATTAAGCAGCATTTTGACAATGGAGACAAT ATTTCAGCTTTGGTAACGGGAGAATTTTATACAAAGAAGGAGCATTTTCCAGGATTCGCGCGGCCTTTTGTCTTTAATGCTGAAGTTCTGCTGAA GGTTGGGCGCAATATAGAAGCTAAAGACGCTGCTAGGGGGGCTTTAAAATCACCATGGTGGACTTTGGGTTGCGAATACCAT GAAGTTGCTAATATGGCTGAATGGGAAGATGAACAAATCGAGTATATCAGAGAAAAAGTAACTGAGGAGGGTAAGCAAGCTGACCTAAAGAAAGGGAAAGAACCTGCTCAG GTTGCATTGGATGAAGCTGCTTTCTTGTTGGATCTAGCTTCCATTGACGGTGCATGGGACGATAACGTGGAAAGGATTGCTGAATGTTACAAGGAGGCGGGGCTGCCTGAAGTTGCAAACTTTGTGGTTTATAGAGACTGA